Genomic DNA from Magnolia sinica isolate HGM2019 chromosome 4, MsV1, whole genome shotgun sequence:
agtctttttgcctaggacttgagcccctttcagggagcatgtgaatttggtcctgtgggggggactatgccaatagctctaatctatgccatttaccacgcgcgcgcgcgcgccgagccgagccgagtccgtgtccgtgtccatgtgcgcgtgcgtgtgcacgacgcgacgggacgggacaGGACGGGCTGGGCGTGAGCGAGGGTATGGGTACGGTGtaagtgtactcgcgtgggtgtgtgtgtgtgtgtatgggtagtcgcaggactgtatgtacgagagtgtactcgcacttacgctttttcgttttaaaccagagagatgcatcccttccaGTTAGTcgcccctgttgggtttaaacccaacagacttaaccttttgtaaagggtgtttATGCACCatttcggagtctatataaagactaccgattccagttttaaaaATATacaattattatctctcttataaaactctctctgatacaattttaagaattttactgagttcatcgctgagttaactcagcactttcgaattaaactgcaagtggttcgagccggtgtacagtgagtgcaccgctgagacggggtcatagtcgttgtatcctggaggtcgattgctctggaaacctgttgcacttgggacgctgtccaaggggagcaaattcgatttcaagccgagtgactcagtcacgcctcgactcaattcaataagttcttctttctcaaaatttattttccttttttggttctcgatttttaatagtctatttaattcaaccaaatattccaacatgtAGTCCACAATTATACTAACAGTAACACTTAATTTTGAACTGTTTCTTTTGTTATAGTTCATCCATAATAATTTTTTCACCCAAACTTAGACTGATAACATAAATGGAAACTGTTTACTTCTAGACTGGTTAAATTTGCTTTAAGATAAAACAGTAAGCTCATTTAAGATGTGGATTGGTTTAAAACATAGGGCCTTTGCATGCACGAGGTGACcattcttttttatttcattCGTTCGTTGAGCATGTATAAAGtaaaaaaggttttttttaaaaggaacgTGGCCTGACAAAAAATTGAAATTCGGCTCATCCTTTTGCCAATCTAATCCATACATTTTTATCAAACAACTataaacctaatcaagagattttcaTATTTCTATTTGAAGATGTTTGTAGTCCACGACTACACTAACCTAGTACattaattttgaactatttcctttagtgtaaTCAATCTATTATGAGTTTTGCCCTTAAACTTAGGCCAAcaacatgatatgaaaaaacattaaatgtagatggcatggattttaCTTCATGACAACCCAACGGGCCGAAATAAGATGTGAATGGAATCGTTGATATTTATTATGGATTGTAAATATTTACCATGAATCGTTGATATTCATTATGATCATTGATATTAACTGTGGATCACGCGAAtcgctgatatttttatttttgaaaaaaaaaaagttacatcTCTCTTGTTACATGTTCAATTTAAATAATGTTATgtatttttaaaagataatttgatgaactttcaaataatTTTGGAATAATCTCATTTATATACCATTTCATTGTCTAAAAATAAAACCTAAGTTCTTCATTCACTGTCAGCTTACTATTATTTCTCTTGCATTAAATACACCATGCAGCCGCCCAAACTCTTCCGTTACTAAAGTAGAAGAGGTAGGCTTCTTTTGTCTTAATAGCATATGTTGATTACGGCACGTAACAGTTTGGCAAAATTAAGAGAATTGTTTTTTCTCCATCCTTTTctgttattcttcttcttctttactttTCTTTACAGGATCTAAATAATTCAAAGTCAGTATCTGAGAGATGCCGCTTCAATTCCATGTTATGAGACGAGTCGCATTTCTCAATAAATCATAAGCAGATTGTAATTCCATCAAGCTATTATAAAAGCTTTTTTAATATATAGAAAAAACACTACAAAGAAGAGCATGCATTGAAAAAAGTACGTGAAAATATCAATCTACGAGTAAGAAAACGCCCTATAAAGAAGGAGATGGGATTCAAGGGTTAGCAGAGGAATTGGAACTCAAAATTCTGAAATCATAAAAGCGAAAAGCACGGACGTCCTACGATGTGAATCTCTGAAAGACTGTCCATGAAAATCATTCAACGTCTATTAGGTGCTGAACCACGGCTCATCCTCGTCCAGCATGCGTTGCACCTTGGGGCCTACATGCAGAGGCGATTGGCTGATCGGAACCGTACACCTAGTGGATGCTAAATGCAGATAGACTGTGGTTCAAAAATCATGCATGTATAGCTGGTCCTACCCATTGATTTGTCCAGTTGAAAGTATATTACAAGCCTTTTGtctaaaataaagagaaaaacacCCAACTCTCCACATTCAACTCCATTTGATGGCTAGAATAATCAGTTGGGAGTATTTTTTGGACAATGGCCCCATCCACATTAGCACCCAACAGATAAAACAGATTTATCTTTGAAAAGTATAAGGAAATGAAATTGCACCATGATTGTTTCCCTTTGAAAACAGAAGCAATGTTAAACACTAGGTCAGAAAAATGGAAGGTTCAACCTTTTGGCTAGCTAGATCTATGAACGATTTATAGGGCGCTGATTTTGGCCAAAGTCTCAAATGAAAACCATTAGAGTCATCCCTAACAATATAATATAAGGTCATGACACAAAAGCCAGTTACTATTccccaaaaataaaaagatacaAGCAAGTCAAAGCTATCAACAAGGAAACACGTACCATTGGTATTCGTTGCATTTTGAATCATACAAATCAGAAAATGTGTTGATCCAAAATCATACAAACCAAAAAAACATCGGTATGGTTGTTGCATTTTGAATCTATTGCATCAtaaatttgtttttactattcACCTAGGTCTTTTTGACGTTATCAATagagaaaataaatgaaatttttatacgtgaaaatcattatctcggctgctatttgtgatgtggtcgaggatatgattcattttttgtatatcattttaaaatgatctcgaaaaatggtgtggatataataaatacatcattgtggggccacgtaactttgatatcctttgaaccgttcgtacaactcagagatcGAGGAGCTTcagcggaagcggattgtgtactgagtaactcagtacactcagcgtactaagtaaactctgtgggtcccacagtcattcattcatttttatcccctccgtccatacattttagaagATAAGTTTACATCATTAGCCTaaaaaagcatatccaaagctcaaatggaacacaccaccggaaacagtgtgaattgaacatcaaccattgaaaatttcgtgcgggccacagaagttgtagattaatctgatatttgtgttttcacttcatccctgtctttgtgatattatgaacagattggatgaaaaataaacatcactgtgggccatagaaaggcttcaacggtggaaatcattattcccacagttttctgtggcatggtccacttgagctttagatataccccgattttcggctcaaccactaaaatgaactgaaaaaacggatggacggagttgataagacaaataaattcacagtgggcccaactgagtttactcagtatgatactCAGTACGACAATCCGATTTCAGCGTCAGCGCTCgttttcgcacgacacgtacctacaccagctatatagctggtgtgtggtacaccagctaatccccTTCctccgcaatccgcgtcccctggtTTACGGCCCAGTCTCCTCTCGGTACTCGTACAAGTCAATTTGAAGGATTGGAAAGTTGAAGCTTAGAAATGGCACCTCAAAATCTGTAATGCGCTGATCCTGATCGttcatatggcccaccatagatgggccacaaatccAAACTTCACTAATTGGATGGTCTAACCTATTCAAAATGCAGCCTGtaaatggatggataaaacaAAAGATGCTCCGCCCATCATGATGTGATGGCCCTTGTAATATAAGTAGCAACGTCGACGAAGGCCGACTCGGATTCCGCGGTGATCCCTTGATTACCCACGTGGGTCTGataggtgctatgtgggccccaccatgatgtatgtgctttatccacgccgtccatccttttttcagatcattttagaaaatgagctcaaaaatgaattagatctaaatatcaggtagaccacaccaaaggaaacagtggttattgaatgacCATAGTTAATAActtcatgaggcccactttaatgtttattttccatccaacctgttgattacgtTAGGGTGATAtaaatgatgggaaaacacaaatatcagcttgatccaaaacttttgtaacccctggaagtttttaacagtgagcatttaatcaccacagtttcctgtggtgtggtccacttgagatttacttctatctcatttttggtttcatgccccaaaacgagctaaaaaaaaaaactagatgaACAgtccggataaaacacatacatcgtggtagggcccacagagcttttacaGGCACTGACCAGCACCCGCGTATGTACTGGAGGGGTCAATACCGAATCCGAGTTCTATCGAGTCTCTCCTGCTCTGTGTACACGTGCCAAGCAAATGTTGCATCGTAATAAGAGATCCAAGCCGttctccatgtgggacccacttttttaCTATCCATCTATTAAATGCCATGCTACTCCCGTTCAGTCATTGGGTGGCCCACGTTTGTACTGAAGGTCGTCCATCGGTTTTTTTTAACGGTCGAGATACACGCAGAGACCATTCTATGACTAGCCATCAAGATTTCTGAAAACAGGCACCCAATAGCCTAATAGGGGAACATCCCGTTCTTTTCACAAacacacggaagcggattggctggtctggtacgtgtcgtgcgaaggcgagcgctgacgctcctagAGCTCCTGAGTTGTACGaccggttcaaatgagatcaaaattacatggcccacaatgatgtatttatcatatccacaccgtccatccatttggagagattattccagagcatgagccaaaaaatgaataatatccaaacctcaaatggaccacaccatatatagCAGCTggtataatgattttcaccattaaaacattcatagggcccaccataatgtttattttccatccaatctgttaataaggtcacaaagacctggatgaagaagaaaaacaaatgtcatattgatctaaaacttctgtgacccccaaaagggtttcaatggtagacgttcaattcatcaTTGATTTTTTCTatctggtccacttgatctttatatctgtcttatttttcggctcaaccctTACGAtaagtagagctgggcacaaTCCAACTCGACTCGCCCGATTCGTTCAgacctgactcgactcgaacaGAATGGGTGAGTCAAtctgaaccgagtcgaatttGAGTTACCATgtaactcgatctgactcgaccCGAAAGCCAATCCGTCAGACTCGACCCGATctgaaactcgactcgactcggattgtcGAGTAtagtataaaaattaaaataaaaataattaaaaaaaaaaaagacactaaTTCCTAATTCTCTCTACTATACCTGCCGCACACCATGATCCGAAAAACCTAACCCATTCCCATCTAGCACTCGTCGATCATCCCTTCCTGTCCAATATGTGGCAGCAAGCCAACAACCCTCCAGccgtcctcctcctcctcctctctctctcacttctctcctCTCCTGTCTGGCAAGCGGCAGCTAGCAGCCCATCaagtgcaattttattttatttttaagttttttttttttttttaatgttaagaGGATGAACCACACAGAAGAAATGGTAGAGATAGAAGGAAACAGGTGACCTGATGAATGGCTGGCCATCCAGTCCAATGACCCGATTCGAATCGGTGCCAACTTGATCCGACTTGATATGTCGAATTGAGTTCAGGTCATGcaattttcaaaatcaaatcgAGTCGGGTTTTACCTAActcagtccaactcgactcggtgccCACCTCTAACAacgagcttgaaaaatggatggacgacttagatataacatataccgaCCCAtggagcttgctgacgtcaatacacccgccatatagctggtgtggtacaccagccaatccacttcccaaacAAATGTGCCACGCTGGCATACTTAGAGAACACAGGATTTAGATGGGAACTTCCTTGAGAGGCCATTGGAGACGAGAATTGCATACTGACACTTGAAGTAGCTACTCGCTACGGtgcaaccatgatgtatatgttcatccacaccttccatccatttagccaactcatttcatgacatgaattaaaaaaagagttggatccaaatctcaggtggaccacaactctAGAAATGagggtgattaaccattaatgacTTTTCGTGTGCCActaaagttctggatcaagctgatatttgtgttttcccttcatccatgtccatgtgacataACCAActtattggatagaaaataaaccttACAGTAGGTGCTAAGAAGCTTTtactggtgggcattcaatcattaatgttttcttatgatgtggtacAAATGATGTTTGGATATGTATCGTTTTTTGTCTCTTGCCATGAAGTAATAGtccaaaatgtatggacggcgtggataaaacacataaatcgtgGTAGGGCCCAAGGAGCACCGTCCAATAGCTACGCAGCTACTGGCAGTGCCAGCATGCAAtcctcggacgcggatttcctgcaaaagcctttcgcaggaagttcctgcacaaggatgctgggtggggcccaccaccatgtttgtgggaaatataCTCTGTTCATTCGTTTggctagttcattttaggacaagtgACCAAAAATGggaagtggattagctggtgtacctcacaccaactatatagctgttgtaggtacgtgtcgtgcgagtaTTAACGATTTGTACGAACGGTTGAGAGGAAATCAAAGTTacgtaggccccacagtgatgtatttattatatctacatagttcacttagagattattttagatcattatccaaaaaatgaatcacatccaaagatcatatggaccacacagcaaatagcagcggagataatgattttcaccattaatcaattcgtagggcccaccataatatttattttccatccagtatgttcataagttcacaaagatctgaatgaagaggaaaaataaatttcatattgatccaaaacttctgtgaccctaaaaagggtttcaatggtagtcgttcaatctcccactactttttgcagtgtggtctacttgatagttatatctattttatttttattgtcaaGTCTTAATAAGAGCTTGCcaattgaatggacggtttggatatgacacTGTGGACACCCCACCTAGGCTGACAACTTGAAGAGGCTAAGACAATTCAAGAACCATGACTACATCTGGCCTAAACCTCAAACCCCTAATCCGCAACCCGAAgccctaatccaaaccgttcaatctATATACGGCCCCAACCTACAACCTAGATTCTGATCTGAGCCATTACCCGAACCTCAAACCCACCTATTTGAACTCCAAAAGCCCAAAAAAGAGACTATCGGACAAACCAGTACACCAAATGAGCCGACACGCTTGAACCCGGCCCGAACCCTAACCAGATGGTAGTCCAACTACCACCTGCGGTACACGGAGTACCACCGCTCGCGGCCCGCATGTGATCTTCTAGAGACAACTGTCCCCGCATCCCCAAGTCAACTTTCTCTTGGATTTACCCCCCAACcttcactatttaccattttaccggCCTTAAGAGCCAATGGGAGCATGTCATGTGGCGCTCCTCTCTCTTTGGCCAATCACAAGCCTCCATTATATCATTTTAACCTCTACCTACCCCCTATATATACCATAGAGCCATTggagagggctataaatagccctctcctcttctcatttccacACACCCAGCAACAACATATCCACATCtaagagggagagaggaagagagagagagagagagaaaggaagagatggaaggaaagggaaggagctcccaaacCTCCAAGTTCTGACCTTTTAGCCACCCCCTAGCCCTACCTCTTAGCCTTTTCAATCCCAAGTCTAGCTCGAATTGATCATGGTGCaacccatgtcttagcctactcaagttTAAGCaaaagatcttttcattttacatacaagcatttatcatgacatctattcccttctcaaccctttACTTCTCTAGATctttagtgaacgtatgctctgtgatttGTCATACATCGAATCATGTCACATCAAAAATTCCTAatgatctagtccacttttctttaccttttcgcataagcatcatcacatccacccTTTAGACACAtcattggacgtatgctctgtggcctaCCCAAATCTCGGATCATGCCGCATCAGAAATCCGTATGTGCCTAGTCCTAATCTGACcatatcattcatcccttgagatttttaccacactaagtagagaccgtacatttgtacgggcagagagggtgcctaacaacTTCCCTCTTGATAACCGAGGTCTCTTACACAGAATCTCAaatcgcagatcaggagtcactctaaggtaggagagtcttcggatttTTTCAACCTTACATATTCCACGATTTCTAGCCGACTGCAGGATTCTGAGATCAATTGGTTAGTAgcgactccaacattcacaaattAGCCTACTAACCCCCACCTTTCAACTCCAAAAAAACATTTAAATCAGCGTGGGCGCCAATTTTCAGTGTCTacaaacacatacctcataatcggacgcacagaacttgctgacgtcaatagaacagctatatagccggtgtgaggtacactagccaattcacttctccaaaaatgaagtggatccaaaactaaagtgggtcacatgaaagaaaaattggagaaagaaatacctactattaaaaccttttggggctccaccttgatttttatatgtcaTACGaacggtttataaggtcattatcatagaatgaagtgaaaatacaaaataaataaataacttgaaaaaaagcttttatggtaataagaatatttcaatggttctcacttaattcccactgtttcctcttgtgtggtccacttgagtcttggatccaccttaGTTTTTTCTCGCTTATCCTCGAATGAGCTTTGAAAAACGGATGAGCATAGTATATTTTCCACAAATATGGTGGTGGCCCATACAGCAtcctgcgcaggaacttcctacgaaaggcttttgcaggaatcCGCGTCCGCAATCCTCGTACAGCCATTCCATACAAGAATCACGTGAGTCGGAGATATCACGTGATAGGGACAGTTTCTCTGCCGGGTTAAATCATGACTCATGACGATCCGACCAATTTATAAACAGTTCATGCCAAACCATGCAACTCATGTGCCCCGTCTAACGCATGCAAGTGTACTCTCCTCACCTGTGAACATAAGAACACGTATGAACGACTGAAGCCGCTAATCAAGGCCTATACCTATTTCCAAAAGCGATCTCTCGAGAATAAGCCGTCGGATCTGATGATAAGATGAGCCAATCATTTTCATCGAATTTGAACGGTTGTGGCCTATTTCTCATAAATGATAGCATGATTCTTAGAAACATCTGGCCCACCTTATGACCTTAGCGGCCTTACCTTCAATATATATCATCTCTCAAGTACGATATCCTGATGAGGGGCTGTGATTTCTCACACTTTTAAAGTGCTCCGGAGGAACACCTTATCCCAAAACCATGGCGTGAATTCGTATCGTGACAAAAATAGTTGTCGGCACATGGATATCGTCGGGAGattttaattttattctttttaatgattttaatacgagaaaaactcaccaaaaataaaatttaaaaaaatatattttttaaattactAAGATAAATTAAAATGTATATACTTTCATAGAAAATTCcttaattttttgttattttcgtGTTAATACCGTTATATTAACGGGTGAAAATGCAAAATTTCAATGAGATTTTGAACATTATCGCgatattttagaaaaatcgtgATAATTGTAAGTGCATGTTGGCTTTCACCTTTTCGTCATCAACGTCAACTCAGCAGCGGATTTCGCGGTGCCCCACCAGAATGACTCGGTCCGTTCTATGGGCCAAACGATGATTTATAGGTTTTATCTGCGCCGTCtattattttttcagattattttatggcaagAGTGTAAAAATGAGGCAGCTAGAaggcagtggaccccacaatatgAATCGAACGAACAACGTTAAAAAAATTCTTGAGAGCTGCATAAGTTTTGACCAAACTGCTATTTGGGTTTTAATTGTAATCATATATCTCAACGTAACCTTATCAACAAAACCTTGAGTGTCATTATCGTCTGTTTATTAGCGTGTGGGTCACTTTAGCCTTatatccgcttcattttttagcttatattATAACATGATATACAAACTAGACCTGCGTCCCATCAGAAATGGGTGAGATGCAACATcgatatcacagtggccccacatagACCCTGCCTGGCCTGGTCCGCACAAGGGCGGAAGACCTTCGCAGAGTTTTAACCTCATCTCCCGTTcagttttttaaattattttaaagcatATATAAGCTCAAAATTAAGAGATCCAAGGCTAAAAGTGAATAGCACAACGTAGATTGAATGCCTTCCATTGAAAACTTATGAGGAGAGCTGCAAAAGTTTTAATCATCCATTAACATCATATACaacattttcccttcatccaggctcatgtgaccttatgatgAGGTTAGATGACAGGTAAACAGtacggtgggtcctaggaaggcttcaatatAAACACCCAATGAATAACCAATTATTATAATTTCACCTTGTTTGGAAATAGATCGGTGTTTTGTTTGGAAAGTGTTTAAAAAGAGTGGCttaaattagtggggcccactatgatgtatatgacttatccacattgtctatccattttaccataacATTTTGAtgcatgagttaaaaaatgaggcaatccaacattcaagtgacccacaccaaagtaaacagtggcctcaatgagtttttaacagtgggtgttcgATTCcatttttcctgtagtgtggtccacttgaactttgaatatgtctcattttttggctcatgcccttaaTTCAGCtagcataaaaaatggacagtgtagataatccacatacatcatagtgagcctcacGTATTCTTTGCAGCATCCTtgattttaccattaaaaaaattaagagtCAAATCAATGGTTATTAATGATTCAGTAATTACCAAATGAAATAATTATTATCTACTATTTGCAATGCATTTACATTTACTTTAAAAACTTATATATCCACACTCGCTTAGCACTACCACAAAATTCACATTTACCTTGTCCCACTCACCACATTGACTCATCACTTTCCTCCATTTACAAATACCCACCCTAAGAGGTTTTAAATTGTAGATGTTCGATTCTGttttttatgtagtgtggtccacttgaactttgaatctgcttcattttttggctcatgccctattTCTAGTTGGCGTAAaggatggattgtgtggataatccacatacatcatcatggtgggcctcacgtataCTTAGCAGCATCCTTAATTTTATCATTGAAAAAGGTAAGAGTTAAATCAATCTTAGATAATGATTCATTAATTACCAAATAAAACAATTATTATTCATTTGCAATACATTTACATTtactttaaaaaatcaaacatgcaacCTCGCTCAGCTCTGCCACGAAATCCACGTTTACCTTGTCCCATACACCATGCTGACTCATCACTTTCCTCCATCTACAAATACCGGCCCACAATCCGCTCTTCTTCCCATCACTCTCCAACAACTCTAATATACCTTCtcggtttttttttatttttgtaaaaagaaaaaaaaaacatgtcttCTCCTCAAACCAAAGTGCAGCTTCCGGCGTCGAGTCTCCCCACCCGTGAAATCCCCGGCAGCTATGGCATTCCTTTCATTAGTCCAATCAAAGATCGTCTCGACTACTTCTACAACCAAGGCCGAGACGATTTCTTCAAGACCCGAATGGAGAAATACCAATCAACCGTCTTTCGCTCCAACATGCCACCAGGACCATTCATGGCCAAGAACCCAAAAGTCATCGTCCTCCTCGATGCCAAAAGCTTCCCCGTCCTCTTCGATGTAACCAAAGTCGAGAAACGCGACGTATTCACTGGCACTTACATGCCCTCCACCTCACTCACCGGCGGCTATCGAGCCCTCTCCTACCTCGACCCCTCCGAACCCAACCATGCCAAAATCAAACAACTCCTCTTCTTCCTACTCTCCAACCGTCACGACAATTTCATACCAGAATTCACCAAAAGCTTCAGCACCCTCTTCGACAATCTCGAAGCCGAGCTTTCTAAGAGTGGGAAATCGGACTTCAATACTCTAAATGATGTTACGTCATTCAATTACCTTGCGCAGGCGTATTTCGGTATAAACCCTTCTGAAACTAAGCTTGGCTCGAATGGGCCTAAGATGGCCGCGAAATGGCTTTTGTTCCAGCTTCATCCATTAATGACTCTAGGCTTGCCAAGGCTTGTAGAAGAGCTCCTTCTCCATACATTCCATCTTCCTCCTTTCCTCGTAAAATCCGATTACAAGAAGCTCTACGATTTCTTCTACGGCGCTTCATCTAAATTTCTAGATGAGGCAGAGAAGATGGGAATTAAAAGAGATGAAGCATGCCATAATATCCTCTTCGCCACGGTTTTTAATACATACGGTGGTATGAAGGTGTTATTCCCAGGGATATTGAAATGGATCTCCATCGCAGG
This window encodes:
- the LOC131242190 gene encoding allene oxide synthase 1, chloroplastic-like — its product is MSSPQTKVQLPASSLPTREIPGSYGIPFISPIKDRLDYFYNQGRDDFFKTRMEKYQSTVFRSNMPPGPFMAKNPKVIVLLDAKSFPVLFDVTKVEKRDVFTGTYMPSTSLTGGYRALSYLDPSEPNHAKIKQLLFFLLSNRHDNFIPEFTKSFSTLFDNLEAELSKSGKSDFNTLNDVTSFNYLAQAYFGINPSETKLGSNGPKMAAKWLLFQLHPLMTLGLPRLVEELLLHTFHLPPFLVKSDYKKLYDFFYGASSKFLDEAEKMGIKRDEACHNILFATVFNTYGGMKVLFPGILKWISIAGPKLHQQLVVEIRTTLKSHGGKLTLAAIEDMPLTKSVVYEALRIEPPVMFQYGKAKTDLTIESHDAAFDIKKGEMIFGFQPFATKDPKIFNDAEEFIGNRFVGEGEKLLKYVLWSNGPETESPTVGNKQCAGKNFVVLIGRLLVIEFFLRYDTFTADVGVLLLGSSVTVTSLTKAT